CATTTTCTCAGAGATACGCTCACCAGTTACAAATGCAACTTCGAGGTAGAGATCTTTACGCAGGTTCAAACCTTTTTCTTCTGCTTTCTGAGCAAGGTGCATCAGGTAGCTTGGAGTTCCAACATACCCGCTTACGCGCAATTTTTGCATGATTTCCAACTGAGTTGCAGCATTACCCGGACCAGCAGGAACGGTTGCACAACCCAAGTTACGCAGAGGCTCTTCAAACATGAGACCTGCTGGAGCAAGGTGGTAGTTGAAAGTAATCTGCGCAACGTCACCCGGACGGAACCCTGCGGAGTAGAAACCTTCTGTGTAGCCCCAGTAATCATCAGTGCGATCTTCTGGGTCAAAAATTGGTCCTGGGGAAAGGAAGACACGCTTCAATTCACCAAGGTCTTTTGTAAGCAGTCCACCAAGACGCGGTCCCATGGACTGCAAAAAGATAAGTTCTTTTTTCTTGAGGATAGGAATGTGTTTCAGATCTGAAAGAGATTTAAACTTTTCTACCTGAAACTGTGCGCGGTCAAAACGTTTTTTAACGTCTTCAGAATAACGGTATGCGTATGTAAGAAGGTCTTTAAGCTGGATGAGGTAAAACTGACGACGTTCGCTTTCGTCAAGCACTTCACGTCGGCTATATATGCCTTCTGTACGGTCTTTACGGGTCATGTGGGTACTCCATACAAGAAATTTTTATGCGGAACTAAACCCTGAGCTTACAGCAAAATGAATAGAAAATCAAGTTTTTTCTATTTTTTACATATATTTCAAGAATATACCACACAAAACGGAGGATGCAAGTTTTTTCCTATTGCCGCATAATAAAAAATCCCGATTCACAAGGAATCGGGATTGTAGAATCATCTGAAACAAGCAAAATATTATTCTGCGGATTCTTCTTTTGCAGCAGCAAGACGTTCTTTACGAGCCGCTTCCTGCTTGCGCTCACGGGTTCCCACATACTTGTGTCCCTCAAGAGCTTCAAGACCTTCCTGATGACGTGCAAAAATAAGAAAACCGGTGTGTGCAACCATGCGATCATTTGGACGCAGGCGATCCGGTACTGGTTTCCAGTTACGAACGAGGAGTTCAGAAACTTCAACTTCGTCAAATGGACCTTTTTCTAATTCTGTAAGAAGGCTGGAAACCTGATCCACTGTAGGAACAAGGAAACCAACCATTGCGCCGGACTTAATCGCACCCGGAATAAATTTTACATATTCCCAAGGGTCACGAACATCGAGGAACAGAGCATCGGCATCATCAACAAGAAAGCCGTTTTCGATGTTGTGGTTGTAGAGGGTTACGTTTTGACCGACACCTGCCCAGTCGAGGTTACGACGAGCAAGCTTCATAAATTCTTCGCGGGCTTCGTGAGTATGAATTTCGCCCTTTTCACCTGCAAACCAACTCATTGCGAGAGTAAGGCTACCGGAGCCGGAACCGGCTTCAATAACTTTAGAACCGTTACCCACACCAAGCTTCATGCAGATGTAGCCAATATCTTTTGGATAGATAACCTGTGTCTGACGCTTGACGCCTTTCACAAGATCGTGCAACGAAGGGCGTTGCACGCGGTATGGCTTTTCTTTATGTGTTAATACCACGCTGCCATAACCGGCAGCCATGATGTCTTCCATTTTAAGAATGCCATCATTGCCATGTATATCGTTGCCAGGTTCTACACGGCGCATAACGCGTTTTCCGCGCGGGCCGACAAGCAGAACCAGTTCGCCTTGCTTAATCATATTTTTTTTCCTCCGTGGTTGGAGCAACGCCCTACTTATATATATGGTAGCTGTCAAGAGACAGTCTCTTATTGAGAATTCAAGATTTTTCCAGCAGTCATGCAGAGTAGCAACTCTTTTTTGCTTGAAATAATAGCTGTCTTTTTGTGCTGCCTGTACGTATAATAATGAACCTTACCAGAGTGCGGGACATAATCGCCATGAAGTTTACATATATTTTTGGTCCGGTTTTTTCCGGAAGACTTGGTCACTCTCTTGGTCTTGATCTTCTTGGAGAAAGAATCTGCTCAATGGATTGCCTTTACTGCGAAGTGGGCAAAACTGATGAGTTGACTCTTGACCGGAAGCCGTATGTCCCGGCTGACTACCTGCTGAACGAGTTACGCCAATGGCGCGACGCACACAGCGACAATTTACCCGATTATGTTACTCTGGGAGGCTCCGGAGAACCGTGTCTTAACAGTGAACTGGACACGATAATAAAAGGCTGCAAACAGATTCTTCCATCTGTCCCTGTAGCAGTTCTCACGAACAGTACACTCATATGTGATCCCGATGTGCAAAATGCACTGTTGGAAGCAGATGCTGTGCTTCCTTCACTGGACTCACTTGTAGATAAAGAATTTGCGAAATTGAATCGCCCCTGCGGGGGGGTTAGCGCCGCAGCAATTGCGGACTGTCTTATACAGTTCAGCAAAAAATACAGCGGCAAAATTTTTCTAGAAATATTACTGTCGCAGGGCATAAATGACTCACAAGAAAATTTAACCCTGCTCAAGGAGTATGTAACTCAGTTACAGCCTCATCGTGTTGACGTAACTACGTTATCAAGACCCGGTGCTTTTTCTTTAGCAAAAGCTGTTGATTCTAACGTACGAAAAGTATGGCAAGATGCACTTGCTGAGTGCATTACTAGATTTGATGCCAACGGCTCGACTAGCCACCAACATATTGCCAAAGAAAACACACAGGCAGCAGCTGAAGCACAGCCTGCCACAGATAACCCACCGGACTTGCATGACCAAGACCGGTTAGCTGCAAAGCAACGTGTTCTGGAATCGCTCACACGCAGACCCCAGACACCGTCACAGCTCGCGATAGCTCTCACCCTTCCTCTATCCATTGTCATAGGCGTTTTAGACATACTGGAGAATGAAGGGACAATTTATAAGTCAGAGCCGGATCGCACAGCTACACTCAACACAGATGAGCCGTTTTACTCCTGCCAGTAGTCCGAGTGCCCCGACAACATTCGGAAAGGTTTTTTAAAGGACTCACAATGGTCAGACCACGCAAAGGCAAGCGTAAGATGTTTATCAGCACCTTGCCGGGCGAACAGGTTGAAGTAGTACTTGCTGAAGAGGGCGTAGTACAAGAATACTATGTTGAGATGGTGCATCAGCAAAAAACAAAAGGTAATATCTACAAAGGTGTTATCAACAACATAGACACAAACCTTCAAGCCGCTTTCATTTCATACGGAGCAGAAAAAAACGGATTTCTTCAAATTGACGAAGTTCATTCCGAATATTTCCTTGCACCGCATGACCCAACTAAAGGTAAAAAATACCCGCCAATCCAAAAAGTCCTCAAAGCTGGACAAGAAATTCTGGTGCAGGTTGTTAAAGAACCTACCGGAACTAAAGGCGCTTTTCTTACCTCATATCTTTCCATTCCGGGACGTTTTCTCGTTCTCACTCCGGGACGCGAACAAATTGGTGTTTCCCGTAAGGTTGATGACGAAAAAGAACGCGCACGCCTAAAAGCTATTTTTGACGAACAAAAGCCGGGTGATGACCTTGGCGTAATTGTTCGTACCGTCAGCATGGCGCAGCCTAAAACTTCTTTGCTGCGCGACTTACGCTTCCTTAAACGTATGTGGAAAGACGTACGCAGAAAAGCCACCACAGAAGAATCTCCAGCGTTGCTCTACAGAGAAC
Above is a window of Halodesulfovibrio sp. DNA encoding:
- a CDS encoding AMP-binding protein — protein: MTRKDRTEGIYSRREVLDESERRQFYLIQLKDLLTYAYRYSEDVKKRFDRAQFQVEKFKSLSDLKHIPILKKKELIFLQSMGPRLGGLLTKDLGELKRVFLSPGPIFDPEDRTDDYWGYTEGFYSAGFRPGDVAQITFNYHLAPAGLMFEEPLRNLGCATVPAGPGNAATQLEIMQKLRVSGYVGTPSYLMHLAQKAEEKGLNLRKDLYLEVAFVTGERISEKMRSSLEKKFDLIMRQGYGTADVGCIGYECYHKTGLHIANRTYVEICHPDTGIPLKDGEVGEIVVTAFNKTYPLIRLATGDLGYIDRSPCPCGRTSPRLGSIVGRVDTTARIKGMFVYPHQVEQVMARFEEIKRWQIEVTNPGGIDEMTLYVEASNFKRGDELLHQFREKIKLRPELKVLTPGSLPPQIRPIEDKRIWD
- a CDS encoding radical SAM protein, with the translated sequence MKFTYIFGPVFSGRLGHSLGLDLLGERICSMDCLYCEVGKTDELTLDRKPYVPADYLLNELRQWRDAHSDNLPDYVTLGGSGEPCLNSELDTIIKGCKQILPSVPVAVLTNSTLICDPDVQNALLEADAVLPSLDSLVDKEFAKLNRPCGGVSAAAIADCLIQFSKKYSGKIFLEILLSQGINDSQENLTLLKEYVTQLQPHRVDVTTLSRPGAFSLAKAVDSNVRKVWQDALAECITRFDANGSTSHQHIAKENTQAAAEAQPATDNPPDLHDQDRLAAKQRVLESLTRRPQTPSQLAIALTLPLSIVIGVLDILENEGTIYKSEPDRTATLNTDEPFYSCQ
- a CDS encoding tRNA (adenine-N1)-methyltransferase, which codes for MIKQGELVLLVGPRGKRVMRRVEPGNDIHGNDGILKMEDIMAAGYGSVVLTHKEKPYRVQRPSLHDLVKGVKRQTQVIYPKDIGYICMKLGVGNGSKVIEAGSGSGSLTLAMSWFAGEKGEIHTHEAREEFMKLARRNLDWAGVGQNVTLYNHNIENGFLVDDADALFLDVRDPWEYVKFIPGAIKSGAMVGFLVPTVDQVSSLLTELEKGPFDEVEVSELLVRNWKPVPDRLRPNDRMVAHTGFLIFARHQEGLEALEGHKYVGTRERKQEAARKERLAAAKEESAE